One stretch of Streptomyces agglomeratus DNA includes these proteins:
- a CDS encoding gas vesicle protein, which yields MAPDRDGDEARPPKRRHREDHEEREPREQDAGRPRRLSAPRVMRSATQQLKDLLGRAPESVSAVRPTDDGWEADVEVLELERIPETTSVMASYRVTLDAEGELMSYERIRRYTRGQIDRRG from the coding sequence ATGGCCCCGGATCGAGACGGCGACGAAGCGCGGCCTCCCAAGCGTCGGCATCGCGAGGACCACGAAGAGCGTGAACCGCGCGAGCAGGACGCCGGGCGTCCGCGGCGGCTCTCGGCACCCCGCGTCATGCGTTCGGCGACTCAGCAGCTGAAAGACCTGCTGGGGAGGGCGCCGGAATCCGTCTCCGCGGTACGGCCCACCGATGACGGGTGGGAGGCCGATGTGGAAGTGCTCGAACTGGAGCGCATCCCCGAGACGACGAGCGTGATGGCGAGCTACCGGGTGACGCTCGACGCCGAAGGCGAGCTCATGTCGTACGAGCGGATCCGCCGGTACACCCGGGGCCAGATCGACCGGCGGGGCTGA
- a CDS encoding gas vesicle structural protein GvpA, with protein sequence MTVVPQSGGGGVAQGGGGSGSLYDVLELILDRGLVIDVFVRVSLVGIEILKIDARVVVASVDTYLRFAEACNRLDLETGRKAPSQLTDVVGQVTEGGARGKSKGALTGAVEAFTDSLHKGREEEPEPAEERERSRPSRRPSRHREE encoded by the coding sequence GTGACCGTGGTGCCGCAGAGTGGCGGAGGCGGCGTAGCCCAGGGCGGTGGTGGCTCGGGCTCGCTGTACGACGTCCTGGAACTGATCTTGGACCGCGGACTGGTCATCGACGTGTTCGTACGGGTCTCGCTGGTCGGTATCGAGATCCTGAAGATCGACGCCCGCGTCGTGGTGGCCAGCGTCGACACGTACCTGCGATTCGCCGAGGCCTGCAACCGGCTCGATCTCGAAACCGGGCGCAAGGCGCCGAGTCAGTTGACCGATGTCGTCGGCCAGGTCACGGAAGGCGGGGCCAGGGGCAAGAGCAAGGGCGCTCTCACGGGCGCGGTGGAGGCGTTCACCGACTCCCTTCACAAGGGCCGTGAGGAAGAGCCCGAGCCGGCAGAGGAGCGGGAGAGGTCCCGGCCGTCGCGCCGCCCTTCCCGGCACCGGGAAGAGTGA
- a CDS encoding GvpL/GvpF family gas vesicle protein, translated as MAVYVYAITSAAHPLRLDDVNGVGDPPEQLRTVDGQSLVAVVSDAPEGLKAKRRDVLAHQSVLERVMADGSVLPLRFGALAPDDEAVRQVLDEGADEYRERLSALDGCVEFHLKASCAEEALLRDILLQNDEARRINEDIRSGRGGQDLRMALGELVAAEVQRRHEVLAAETVEALRPQARDVRTSDPTGDDFVSVSFLVEQAGQNEFMTAEKELADRRGEDFAFRLHGPLPPYSFV; from the coding sequence ATGGCGGTCTATGTCTACGCGATCACGTCTGCGGCCCATCCCCTGCGCCTGGACGATGTCAACGGCGTGGGAGATCCGCCGGAGCAACTGCGCACCGTGGACGGCCAGTCACTGGTCGCCGTGGTGAGCGACGCTCCCGAAGGGCTCAAGGCCAAGCGGCGCGACGTACTGGCGCACCAGTCGGTGCTGGAGCGGGTGATGGCCGACGGCAGCGTCCTGCCGCTGCGCTTCGGGGCGCTGGCGCCCGACGACGAGGCGGTGCGGCAGGTACTGGACGAGGGAGCCGACGAGTACCGCGAGCGGCTGTCGGCGCTCGACGGCTGCGTGGAGTTCCACCTGAAGGCGTCATGCGCGGAGGAAGCGCTGCTGCGCGACATCCTGCTCCAGAACGACGAAGCGCGTCGCATCAACGAGGACATCCGCAGCGGCCGAGGTGGCCAGGATCTGCGGATGGCGCTCGGAGAGCTGGTCGCCGCGGAGGTTCAGCGGCGGCACGAGGTCCTCGCGGCAGAGACCGTGGAAGCGCTGCGCCCGCAGGCCCGCGACGTACGTACCTCGGACCCGACGGGCGACGACTTCGTCAGCGTCTCGTTCCTGGTGGAACAGGCCGGGCAGAACGAATTCATGACCGCGGAGAAGGAGCTCGCCGACCGGCGCGGTGAGGACTTCGCCTTCCGCCTCCACGGCCCCCTTCCGCCGTACAGCTTCGTCTAG
- a CDS encoding gas vesicle protein GvpG, with protein sequence MGLLTQLLTLPLAPVRGVGWVVEQVARAAEDQYYDPGPIMRELAELERALESGEIDEETFDRREDELLDRLEEIRRFRENPR encoded by the coding sequence ATGGGCTTGCTGACCCAGTTGCTCACTCTTCCGCTGGCCCCTGTGCGGGGCGTCGGGTGGGTGGTTGAGCAGGTGGCACGGGCCGCCGAGGACCAGTACTACGACCCCGGCCCCATCATGCGGGAACTCGCCGAGCTGGAACGGGCGCTGGAGTCCGGCGAGATCGACGAGGAAACGTTCGACCGGCGTGAGGACGAGTTGCTGGACCGGCTGGAGGAGATCCGCCGCTTCCGGGAAAACCCACGCTGA
- a CDS encoding SRPBCC family protein has protein sequence MTDSKKTGLAGDAGNRLKEELQQYLQARAARTVTTMGQRLGEATKQLAEPGSSVGGTLSTLAKGGKQLSEGKSPARVAGGMGLSHMVGGLKDKVKGMFGGGKGGKGETRSKSVVIIEDIDIGVPLQQAYNQWTEFQKFSRFAKGVVNVEQSDETSSNWQVKVAKSNRSYKAKVSEQIPDKRIVWTSEGAKGTTKGAVTFHELDENLTKVLVVVEYFPKGLFEKTGNIWRAQGRRLRLDLKLFRKFVSFQGEPAEGWRGEIRDGEVVSEGEEGEEGEEGEEGEEGEEGEEGEEGEEGEEGEEGEEGEEGEEEEEEDGQWDEGEERDEEEGDEEGEDEGEDWEDEEEPARARKGPDDEADDSYDEESEDEDDEPYEEESPRRRAASRR, from the coding sequence ATGACCGACAGCAAGAAGACTGGGCTGGCCGGCGACGCGGGCAACCGGCTGAAGGAAGAGCTCCAGCAATACCTGCAAGCCAGGGCCGCGCGGACGGTCACCACAATGGGGCAGCGGCTCGGCGAGGCTACCAAGCAACTGGCCGAACCCGGCAGTTCGGTCGGCGGCACCCTCTCCACGCTGGCCAAGGGCGGCAAGCAACTCAGTGAGGGCAAATCACCGGCCCGGGTGGCGGGCGGCATGGGACTGTCCCACATGGTCGGCGGCCTGAAGGACAAGGTCAAAGGCATGTTCGGTGGCGGCAAGGGCGGCAAGGGCGAGACCCGGTCGAAGAGTGTCGTCATCATCGAGGACATCGACATCGGTGTGCCCCTCCAGCAGGCGTACAACCAGTGGACCGAGTTCCAGAAGTTCAGCCGCTTCGCCAAGGGCGTCGTCAACGTCGAACAGTCCGACGAGACCAGTTCCAACTGGCAGGTGAAGGTCGCCAAGTCCAACCGCAGTTACAAGGCGAAGGTGTCCGAACAGATTCCGGACAAGCGCATCGTCTGGACCTCCGAGGGCGCCAAGGGCACGACAAAGGGGGCAGTGACCTTCCACGAGCTCGACGAGAACCTGACCAAGGTGCTCGTGGTGGTGGAGTACTTCCCCAAGGGCCTGTTCGAGAAGACCGGAAACATATGGCGCGCCCAGGGCCGCCGCCTCCGTCTGGACCTGAAGCTGTTCCGCAAGTTCGTCTCGTTCCAGGGCGAGCCCGCCGAGGGCTGGCGCGGTGAGATCCGTGACGGCGAGGTGGTGAGCGAGGGCGAAGAAGGCGAAGAGGGCGAGGAAGGCGAGGAAGGCGAGGAAGGCGAGGAAGGCGAGGAAGGCGAGGAAGGCGAGGAAGGCGAGGAAGGCGAGGAAGGCGAGGAAGGCGAAGAGGGCGAGGAAGAGGAGGAAGAGGACGGGCAGTGGGACGAAGGCGAGGAGCGTGACGAGGAGGAAGGCGACGAGGAGGGCGAGGACGAAGGCGAGGACTGGGAGGACGAGGAGGAGCCGGCACGGGCGCGCAAGGGACCCGACGACGAAGCCGACGACTCCTACGACGAGGAATCCGAAGACGAGGACGACGAACCGTACGAAGAGGAAAGCCCGCGCCGCCGTGCTGCCAGTCGGCGCTGA
- the gvpJ gene encoding gas vesicle protein codes for MSEPAQSNFGSFPSRAAPSPSGQGSSANLADILERVLDKGIVIAGDIQINLLDIELLTVKLRLLVVSVDKAKEMGIDWWEHDPSLSSRAAKKPDLVEENRLLRDEIAALREAQALPASERRSASRTPERPRREELPASEEVPASETRSASEARSAPKERSASRASARPRRETGSAKTGRTGARRPPRTDDD; via the coding sequence GTGAGCGAACCAGCCCAAAGCAACTTCGGCTCCTTCCCGTCGCGGGCGGCCCCCTCGCCCTCCGGCCAGGGTTCGTCGGCGAACCTCGCCGACATCCTGGAGCGTGTTCTGGACAAGGGCATCGTCATCGCCGGTGACATCCAGATCAACCTCCTCGACATCGAACTGCTCACGGTGAAGCTGCGTCTGCTCGTGGTCTCGGTCGACAAGGCCAAGGAGATGGGCATCGACTGGTGGGAGCACGACCCGTCGCTGTCCTCGCGGGCGGCGAAGAAACCGGACCTGGTCGAGGAGAACCGGCTTCTGCGCGACGAGATAGCCGCCCTGCGTGAAGCCCAGGCGCTCCCGGCGTCCGAGCGGCGCTCCGCGTCCCGGACGCCGGAGCGCCCGAGGCGCGAAGAGCTCCCGGCGTCCGAAGAAGTCCCGGCGTCCGAGACGCGCTCCGCGTCCGAGGCGCGCTCCGCGCCCAAGGAGCGCTCCGCGTCGCGGGCGTCGGCGCGTCCGAGGCGCGAGACCGGGTCGGCCAAGACCGGCCGTACCGGCGCCCGGCGACCTCCGAGGACCGACGATGACTGA
- a CDS encoding GvpL/GvpF family gas vesicle protein, whose translation MTETSATVSYLYGVAVLRDGLYDVVAPLRGVAGAPVRLVPAEDAGLAAVVSSVPAGDFEAAPLAAHLEDLAWLEAVARAHHHVIDAVAAAGTILPLRLATIYGDDDRVHALITAERAAFARRLSHVDGSVEWGVKIYYEPRAAPAASTTAAPAAGTSPGRAYLRSRHQERNARQDAFREAANAARNVDAAARAHAVAHARHRLQQGPLAEDSGENIVNDAYLVPQDRADAFRQAVLSAAGQSDSIRVEITGPWAPYSFAATALDENGEQGQEVIT comes from the coding sequence ATGACTGAAACTTCCGCGACCGTGAGTTACCTGTACGGCGTGGCGGTCCTGCGCGACGGGCTGTACGACGTCGTAGCGCCCCTGCGGGGCGTAGCCGGAGCGCCGGTGCGTCTGGTCCCGGCCGAGGACGCCGGCCTGGCGGCGGTCGTCAGCAGCGTTCCGGCCGGCGACTTCGAGGCGGCACCGCTCGCCGCCCACCTGGAGGACCTCGCCTGGCTCGAAGCCGTCGCACGGGCCCATCACCACGTCATCGACGCCGTGGCGGCCGCCGGCACGATCCTCCCGCTGCGGCTGGCGACCATCTACGGGGACGACGACCGCGTCCACGCCCTGATCACGGCGGAACGCGCCGCGTTCGCGCGCCGCCTCTCCCACGTGGACGGCAGCGTGGAGTGGGGTGTCAAGATCTACTACGAACCCCGCGCGGCACCCGCTGCCTCCACGACGGCCGCTCCCGCCGCCGGGACGAGCCCCGGCCGTGCCTACCTGCGCAGCAGGCACCAGGAGCGGAACGCCCGGCAGGACGCGTTCCGGGAAGCCGCGAACGCCGCACGGAACGTCGATGCCGCCGCCCGCGCCCACGCGGTCGCACACGCCCGCCACCGCCTGCAACAGGGCCCGCTCGCCGAGGACTCGGGCGAAAACATCGTCAACGACGCCTATCTGGTGCCTCAAGACCGCGCCGACGCCTTCCGCCAGGCCGTTCTGAGCGCCGCCGGGCAGTCCGACAGCATCCGTGTCGAGATCACCGGACCGTGGGCGCCGTACTCTTTCGCCGCGACAGCACTGGACGAGAACGGTGAGCAGGGCCAGGAGGTGATCACC